From Brienomyrus brachyistius isolate T26 chromosome 21, BBRACH_0.4, whole genome shotgun sequence, the proteins below share one genomic window:
- the LOC125716762 gene encoding leucine-rich repeat-containing protein 52-like: MRLHDPSAQSLRLVFLLIFVMGVAPSPVLTAGCPDRCVCDEQLVVQCSGQHLTEFPLSLPLATRQLIISNNLIRELPALELNYLSDLVYLDCSNNSLTEILESTFGNLRKLAFLDLSFNALTVVDDRTFSALVGLVMLRLTDNPGLSEVHPEAFAENTGLQVVDISRNNLTLLNITSYITMPALRTLGLSGNPWSCDCDNEDLCLWMQLEPFRFQDQGVTLCQSPQDMVGLRLADVGYQLREDCHPGLDYWDYVFLAAVGIAIFSAGTISAWVMGVLMVLYERYFEKKDDEEEDEAEDFGGGGSRNGDIKPGKNV, from the exons ATGCGTCTCCACGATCCCAGCGCGCAGTCCTTGCGGCTTGTCTTTCTGCTGATCTTTGTGATGGGGGTGGCACCCTCCCCGGTTCTCACCGCGGGCTGCCCGGACAGATGCGTGTGCGACGAACAGCTCGTGGTCCAGTGCTCCGGGCAACACCTGACTGAGTTTCCCCTCAGCCTACCGCTAGCCACCCGCCAGCTCATCATCTCCAACAATCTCATTAGGGAGCTTCCAGCGCTGGAGCTCAACTACTTGTCCGACTTAGTGTACCTGGACTGCAGCAACAACTCCCTCACCGAGATCTTAGAATCCACCTTTGGGAACCTCCGGAAGCTTGCATTCCTAGACCTGTCCTTTAACGCGCTGACGGTGGTAGACGACAGGACTTTCAGTGCGTTGGTCGGCCTGGTGATGCTGAGGTTGACGGACAACCCTGGTCTGTCGGAGGTTCACCCGGAAGCCTTCGCGGAGAACACGGGGCTGCAGGTGGTGGACATCAGCAGGAACAACCTGACCCTCCTGAACATCACCTCCTACATCACCATGCCTGCCCTTCGCACCCTGGGCCTGAGCGGCAACCCGTGGAGCTGCGACTGCGATAACGAAGACCTCTGCCTTTGGATGCAACTCGAGCCATTCAGGTTTCAAG ACCAGGGTGTGACTCTATGCCAAAGCCCCCAGGACATGGTGGGGCTGCGACTGGCAGATGTGGGCTACCAGCTGCGTGAAGACTGCCACCCGGGGCTCGACTACTGGGACTACGTGTTCCTCGCCGCCGTGGGCATCGCCATCTTCTCAGCTGGCAccatctccgcctgggtcatggGAGTGTTGATGGTGCTCTATGAGCGTTACTTCGAGAAGAAGGACgacgaagaagaggatgaagcgGAAGACTTTGGGGGAGGTGGCTCTCGAAATGGGGACATCAAGCCCGGCAAGAACGTTTGA